A region from the Arachis ipaensis cultivar K30076 chromosome B01, Araip1.1, whole genome shotgun sequence genome encodes:
- the LOC110265823 gene encoding uncharacterized protein LOC110265823, with the protein MALGKVRNEILSNYSFMKENTFVTKGKHLNLLLHVDLAAWVYSPDNISMIDCVSGAIIPCQLPIEIDQSGWWSIIGSEYGMLCLRYSINSFNSEVLVWNPLLKSLWCLEDPVNKLCRQAMIGYAFGFTPRTDKYFIVHVSKRNIRDRFLHCNVYDSAYGEWRHGYIKDQRLKNLGGSSVVHRGKAFWNNWVGRQSSIASDTVIFDVVTFKIQKIKIIDSPNQAQKPYFQSVTVFQDTLCLMGYETSNMGWHTMLSKVDIETFNIVRWRKFMENRQRKIHCNPSFIIGENLIRVHERIKSSKRTNLPLSTEVSVSKVNMITYKRNIIYYSSWPYEMCLKYASIVSQRLIIF; encoded by the coding sequence ATGGCCCTAGGTAAAGTACGAAATGAGATATTATCTAATTACAGTTTTATGAAGGAGAACACGTTTGTAACTAAGGGTAAACACTTGAATCTGCTTCTTCATGTTGATTTAGCTGCTTGGGTGTATTCGCCAGATAACATAAGTATGATTGATTGTGTCAGTGGAGCCATCATACCATGTCAGCTGCCTATTGAGATTGATCAATCTGGGTGGTGGAGTATTATTGGGTCTGAATATGGGATGCTATGTCTGAGATACAGTATCAATAGTTTTAATTCTGAGGTGTTGGTTTGGAATCCCCTTCTGAAAAGTCTTTGGTGCTTGGAAGATCCTGTTAACAAACTATGCCGTCAAGCTATGATCGGATATGCATTTGGTTTCACTCCTAGAACTGATAAGTATTTCATTGTACATGTATCAAAGAGGAATATCAGAGATCGATTTCTTCACTGTAATGTATATGACTCGGCTTATGGGGAATGGAGACATGGTTATATTAAGGATCAAAGGCTGAAGAATCTGGGTGGAAGTTCTGTCGTACACAGAGGCAAGGCTTTCTGGAATAATTGGGTGGGAAGGCAATCCAGTATTGCCAGTGATACAGTTATCTTTGACGTGGTGACattcaaaatccaaaaaattaaGATAATTGATTCTCCAAACCAGGCTCAAAAGCCATATTTTCAATCTGTCACTGTTTTTCAAGATACTTTGTGTTTAATGGGTTATGAAACATCCAATATGGGATGGCACACTATGTTATCTAAGGTTGACATTGAAACCTTCAATATTGTTCGTTGGAGAAAGTTTATGGAGAATAGGCAAAGGAAAATTCATTGCAACCCCAGTTTTATTATTGGTGAAAATCTAATCAGAGTTCACGAAAGGATTAAAAGTTCAAAGAGGACAAATTTACCTCTTTCAACAGAGGTCTCAGTATCCAAAGTCAATATGATTACTTACAAAAGAAATATCATTTACTATAGTTCATGGCCCTATGAGATGTGTCTCAAGTATGCTTCAATTGTATCCCAAAGGTTGATTATTTTCTGA
- the LOC110270830 gene encoding uncharacterized protein LOC110270830, translated as MCVVLWDIEASQIVGLSATTVRESYNEDNSDDSYPKVLKTALDMKLLLRINVKSSNLSGNENVYNVIKACLDEHLIHKYNQFVNEQFVERLDNVTSLDCTTDVVYLGDDESVQGGQESVNESKTVTSGKGRAKRIDAGIIGVVAKDLESIPVGQLSSTKKPRLSIKK; from the exons ATGTGTGTAGTATTGTGGGATATCGAAGCAAGCCAAATTGTAGGGTTGAGTGCAACCACAGTCAGAGAAAGCTACAATGAG GATAATTCTGATGATTCTTACCCAAAGGTACTGAAGACGGCCTTGGACATGAAGTTGCTATTAAGGATTAATGTGAAAAGTAGTAATTTGAGTGGTAATGAAAACGTCTAtaatgtcataaaagcttgccTTGATGAGCACCTTATCCATAAATACAACCAGTTTGTAAATGAACAATTTGTGGAG AGGTTGGATAATGTTACTAGCTTGGATTGTACTACTGATGTTGTTTATCTTGGTGATGATGAATCTGTCCAAGGTGGACAG GAATCCGTCAATGAGTCTAAGACAGTTACCAGCGGCAAGGGAAGAGCTAAAAGGATTGATGCAGGAATTATAGGAGTAGTTGCGAAGGACTTGGAGAGTATACCCGTAGGGCAGTTGTCAAGTACTAAGAAGCCAAGGTTGAGtattaagaaataa